A genomic window from Pocillopora verrucosa isolate sample1 chromosome 7, ASM3666991v2, whole genome shotgun sequence includes:
- the LOC131775228 gene encoding adenosine receptor A2a-like yields the protein MNDFYCNKSFQYYPSNADFKDLRPTIITNCIFNSFLTHTAVVLNIAIIYAINKAASIAKPLKTLLLHLAFSDVAVGLFGQPIYISLLIKWLRMENPNCNAYRILSISGALFSLASCVGILVVSMERFLAVHLHLRYQELVTHKRVVYMVISIWVYSTFVSSVILWGLRSTRDAIGLASAAIGFILTFVLYIKIYLTVRRHKNQIQSMQIREEAQSDEMKKFAALIKSTISIFYVNLVFAICHLPFQICSVGFRIYGSSTTLKKIYLFSLTLIFLNSSLNPVIYCWKMRHVRHAIINKLRKMSWSRNQPPRLIFNRSSRVVPDNN from the coding sequence ATGAACGATTTCTATTGCAACAAGTCTTTCCAATATTATCCCTCCAACGCCGATTTCAAAGATCTTCGGCCAACCATCATCACAAACTGTATCTTCAACAGTTTTCTTACTCACACCGCCGTCGTGTTGAACATTGCGATAATCTACGCGATAAACAAAGCTGCTTCGATtgcaaaacctttaaaaacGCTTCTTCTGCACCTCGCCTTTTCTGATGTGGCTGTCGGTTTATTTGGCCAACCAATCTACATTTCACTTCTTATCAAGTGGTTACGAATGGAGAATCCAAACTGTAACGCCTACCGAATCCTAAGTATTTCTGGCGCTTTATTCTCCCTTGCTTCATGCGTAGGTATTCTGGTTGTAAGTATGGAAAGattcttagctgttcatcttcaccTTAGATaccaagagcttgtgactcacaagcgtgTTGTTTATATGGTGATCTCCATATGGGTGTACAGTACATTTGTTTCTTCAGTGATATTGTGGGGGCTGCGTAGCACTCGAGATGCCATTGGTTTAGCTAGTGCAGCTATTGGCTTTATTCTCACATTTGTATTATATATCAAGATTTATCTAACTGTCCGAAGGCACAAGAATCAGATCCAGTCCATGCAAATACGAGAGGAAGCTCAGTCAGATGAGATGAAGAAATTTGCTGCCCTCATTAAATCTACAATTAGTATTTTCTACGTAAATCTCGTGTTTGCTATTTGTCATCtgccttttcaaatttgctcGGTTGGTTTTAGAATCTATGGCTCGAGCactactttgaaaaaaatttatctattttctcTGACCctcatctttcttaattcatcgCTGAACCCTGTCATCTACTGTTGGAAGATGAGACATGTTCGACACGCTATCATAAACAAACTTCGCAAGATGTCTTGGAGCAGAAATCAGCCACCCCGCCTAATTTTCAATCGGTCTTCAAGGGTCGTTCCTGATAATAACTGA
- the LOC131775204 gene encoding matrix metalloproteinase-19 has product MGRFLLTVLALCTLNASVHGKAIVSPRKQAELMDYMVRYGYLHQPDPRLEKDLTNDDVTLAVKNLQHMRGLAETGSLQDPDTAALVDVKRCAVPDFGPSDTARRKRRYAVHGTVWNKKLLTYRIVNYPSATKLKVKEVDDTIRKSLDSWSAVSQIKFERITDNNTEADIMISFVTGYHGDSRPADGPGKELAHAFFPLDNKGLAGDLHFDNDEEFDISGNPTKVDFNWLSLHELGHSLGLDHSWHIDSVMFPFYLGYAPGLKLDKDDVEGIQQLYGKPEVDLVTPTPHTNPTQPPGIPDFCSLEKLDAMVMTKDKKTYAFSGAFFTEVSDKGAGKVKKIKDHWPGLEDGIDAAVTRRQNGWTYFFKGTKLWILKNKHLIRGPIDITVPHKDGGMGLPKELYNMDAAVEWAGNGRMYFFKGEDYWRYNFYRRRVDYGYPKKISKAWLNVPSDLNAALQWKNGKTYFLKGKSYYALKRRGRPRVDSGYPKDISTYWMGCSQEGLIRGKISPGKSSSFSVLPNTLVLLGSMLTWLRLYQ; this is encoded by the exons ATGGGGCGATTTTTGCTTACAGTTTTGGCTCTTTGCACCCTAAATGCGTCTGTGCATGGGAAAGCTATTGTGAGTCCTAGAAAACAGGCTGAGCTTATG GATTACATGGTAAGGTATGGATATCTGCATCAACCCGATCCCAGACTAGAAAAAGATCTTACCAACGACGATGTTACATTGGCCGTGAAAAATCTCCAACACATGAGGGGACTGGCAGAGACCGGAAGTCTTCAGGACCCTGACACTGCGGCTCTGGTAGACGTAAAGCGTTGTGCAGTGCCAGACTTTGGGCCATCGGATACCGCCAGGAGAAAGCGAAGATATGCTGTGCACGGAACGGTATGGAACAAAAAG ctGTTAACCTACAGAATCGTCAACTACCCATCAGCAACCAAGCTTAAAGTTAAAGAAGTCGACGATACAATCAGGAAATCTCTGGATTCGTGGTCAGCGGTCAGCCAAATAAAGTTCGAACGCATAACTGATAATAACACAGAAGCAGACATTATGATCAGTTTTGTGACTGGTTACCACGGAGACAGCAGACCAGCGGATGGGCCCGGGAAAGAGCTGGCACACGCGTTTTTTCCTCTTGATAACAAAG GTCTGGCAGGCGATCTTCATTTTGATAACGATGAAGAATTTGATATCAGTGGTAATCCAACCAAAGTGGATTTCAACTGGCTCTCGCTACACGAGCTCGGTCATAGCCTGGGACTAGACCATTCCTGGCACATTGACTCTGTCATGTTCCCGTTTTATCTGGGTTATGCTCCAGGTCTGAAACTTGATAAGGACGATGTGGAAGGAATTCAGCAGCTTTATG GTAAACCAGAAGTGGACCTTGTCACTCCTACTCCCCACACTAATCCTACACAGCCTCCTGGGATACCAGATTTTTGTTCCCTGGAAAAACTTGACGCCATGGTTATgacaaaagacaagaaaacgTACGCTTTTAGCGGCGCGTTTTTCACGGAGGTCTCTGATAAAGGGGCTGGTaaagttaagaaaataaaagaccatTGGCCAGGACTAGAGGATGGCATCGACGCTGCAGTTACCAGACGACAAAATGGATGGACATACTTTTTCAAGGGCACAAA aTTATGGATCTTAAAGAACAAACACTTAATACGAGGACCAATAGACATCACTGTTCCACATAAAGATGGTGGGATGGGCCTTCCGAAGGAACTGTACAACATGGATGCCGCTGTCGAATGGGCTGGGAACGGGCGCATGTATTTCTTCAAGGGGGAGGACTATTGGCGTTATAACTTTTATCGACGAAGGGTCGACTATGGGTACCCCAAGAAAATCTCCAAAGCCTGGCTTAATGTTCCGAGTGATCTGAACGCTGCCTTACAGTGGAAGAATGGCAAAACATATTTCTTGAAAGGGAAGAGCTATTACGCTTTGAAACGTCGAGGAAGACCACGGGTTGATTCTGGATATCCCAAGGATATTTCCACCTACTGGATGGGATGTAGCCAAGAGGGACTTATCAGGGGAAAGATTTCCCCTGGGAAATCGTCTTCCTTCTCTGTTTTACCGAATACTCTTGTCTTGCTGGGAAGCATGCTAACTTGGTTAAGACTTTATCAGTAG
- the LOC136282605 gene encoding adenosine receptor A2a-like — protein sequence MSEFYCNESFQYYPSKRDFKDLRSTIIANCIFNSFLTHTAIMLNIVTIYAIHKAATIAKPLKTILLHLAFSDVAVGFLCHPVYTSLLVKWLQMENPSCNVYRILSNSGHLLAIASSSGVVVVSMDRFLAVHLHLRYQELVTHKRVVYMVISIWVYSIFVSSMTFWEPRRTPNAFSSVTAAIGFILIFAFYIKIYLTVRRHKNQIQSMQIREEAQSDEIKKIAALIKSTISIFYVTIVFAVCHLPFHICSVGFIIYGSSIALKKYNLLSVTLIFLNSSLNPVIYCWKMRNVRHAIIDILHKMSRSRNQPPRQIFNRSSRVVPDNY from the coding sequence ATGAGCGAATTTTATTGTAACGAGTCTTTCCAGTATTATCCCTCCAAGCGAGACTTCAAAGATCTTCGGTCAACCATTATCGCCAACTGTATCTTCAACAGTTTTCTAACTCATACTGCCATCATGTTGAACATTGTGACAATTTATGCGATACACAAAGCTGCAACAATtgcaaaacctttaaaaacGATTCTTCTGCACCTCGCCTTTTCTGATGTGGCTGTCGGTTTCTTATGTCATCCAGTTTACACTTCACTTCTTGTCAAGTGGTTACAAATGGAGAATCCAAGCTGTAACGTTTACCGAATCCTAAGTAATTCTGGCCATTTATTAGCAATTGCGTCGTCTTCAGGTGTTGTGGTTGTAAGTatggacaggttcttagctgttcatcttcacctcagatatcaagagcttgtgactcacaagcgtgTTGTTTATATGGTGATCTCAATATGGGTGTATagtatatttgtttcttcaatgACATTTTGGGAGCCGCGTAGGACTCCAAATGCTTTTAGTTCAGTTACTGCAGCTATCGGCTTTATTCTCATATTTGCATTCTATATCAAGATTTATTTAACTGTCCGAAGGCACAAGAATCAGATACAGTCCATGCAAATTCGAGAAGAAGCTCAGTcagatgagataaaaaaaattgctgccCTCATTAAATCTACCATTAGTATTTTCTACGTAACTATCGTGTTTGCAGTTTGTCATCTGCCTTTTCACATTTGCTCGGTTGGTTTTATAATCTATGGTTCGAGCAttgctttgaaaaaatataatctTCTCTCAGTGACCctcatctttcttaattcatcaCTGAACCCTGTCATCTACTGTTGGAAGATGAGAAATGTTCGACACGCTATCATAGACATACTTCACAAGATGTCTCGGAGCAGAAATCAGCCACCCCGCCAAATTTTCAATCGGTCTTCAAGGGTCGTTCCTGATAATTACTGA
- the LOC131775226 gene encoding adenosine receptor A2b-like, translating to MSESYCNESFQYYPSNFDFKDLRSTIIANCIFNSFLTHTAIMLNIVTIYAIHTAATIAKPLKTLLLHLAFSDVAVGFLCHPVYTSLLVKWLQMENPSCNVYRILSNSGHLLAIASSLGVVAVSMDRFLAVHLHLRYQELVTHKRVVYMVISIWVYSIFVSSMTLWGLRRTPNAFSSVTVAIGFILIFAFYIKIYLTVRKHKNQIQSMQIREEAQSDEIKKFAALIKSTISIFYVAIVFAVCHLPFHICSVGFKISGSSIALKKYNLLSVTLIFLHSSLNPVIYCWKMRHVRHAIINILRKMSRSRNQPPRLIFNRSSRVVPDNY from the coding sequence ATGAGCGAATCTTATTGTAACGAGTCTTTCCAGTATTATCCCTCCAACTTCGATTTCAAAGATCTTCGGTCAACCATTATCGCCAACTGTATCTTCAACAGTTTTCTAACTCATACTGCCATCATGTTGAACATTGTGACAATTTATGCGATACACACAGCTGCAACAATtgcaaaacctttaaaaacGCTTCTTCTGCACCTAGCCTTTTCTGATGTGGCTGTCGGTTTCTTATGTCACCCAGTTTACACTTCACTTCTTGTCAAGTGGTTACAAATGGAGAATCCAAGCTGTAACGTTTACCGAATCCTAAGTAATTCTGGCCATTTATTAGCAATTGCGTCGTCTTTAGGTGTTGTGGCTGTAAGTatggacaggttcttagctgttcatcttcaccTCAGATaccaagagcttgtgactcacaagcgtgTTGTTTATATGGTGATCTCAATATGGGTGTACagtatatttgtttcttcaatgACATTGTGGGGGCTACGTAGAACTCCAAATGCTTTTAGTTCAGTTACTGTAGCTATCGGCTTTATTCTCATATTTGCATTCTATATCAAGATTTATTTAACTGTCCGAAAGCACAAGAATCAGATACAGTCCATGCAAATTCGAGAAGAAGCTCAGTCagatgagataaaaaaatttgctgcCCTCATTAAATCTACGATTAGTATTTTCTACGTAGCTATCGTGTTTGCAGTTTGTCATCTGCCTTTTCACATTTGCTCGGTTGGTTTTAAAATCTCTGGCTCGAgcattgctttaaaaaaatataatcttCTCTCAGTGACCCTCATCTTTCTTCATTCATCACTGAACCCTGTCATCTACTGTTGGAAGATGAGACATGTTCGACACGCTATCATAAACATACTTCGCAAGATGTCTCGGAGCAGAAATCAGCCACCCCGCCTAATTTTCAATCGGTCTTCAAGGGTCGTTCCTGATAATTACTGA